The following proteins come from a genomic window of Falco rusticolus isolate bFalRus1 chromosome 9, bFalRus1.pri, whole genome shotgun sequence:
- the LZTS2 gene encoding leucine zipper putative tumor suppressor 2, producing the protein MAEECPREMEFGTFAELGGGNSCNISWAREGGSGAAGPAELCLQCGGQSGPDGWAAAGEAACVPLLAGGPPAMAIVQTLPVPLEAAAEGAAQLHTTAHSPTTTMGSVGSLLPSRPRHDHASQPCDEEPPSTSFRKQEGLLRVTPRDPLSPEEPRVAMPGVAHAYANGGFCSDWLDAPSPTSPCSDSDEPRDDQALSDHLRGPPPKLVPVSGKLEENVEKTLIRPMAFKPVVPKLRSAQSGTRPGLSESQVSLTHLLAAEKPSSLSCHASTLSDSGRNSLSSLPTYSTGCSQHPEVGALPATPHGPPDPPGGCRPSNSDSGRSSSSKSTGSLSGQGRPSSESGSCGRSPLPGEEAMLVRELEDKLREREAELQLLRDSLDENEVAICQVYEEKQRRCEQELEGLRQRCAAQARQAAQAAQRGQQVLQLQVLQLQQEKKQLQEDFAQLLQERELLERRCASFQRERTELAPRLEETKWEVCQKSGEISLLKQQLKEAQAELAQRGAELLGLRAQLREARAQLQVGERRAQGLQEAARLKALELEVCANELQRRKSEADLFRAKAGRLEQEVAGLREAARGRCPPPSEGYPPPSEGCPQPGEEPRGTVGLRRQLERLRAEVALERQRGQEQQDAFEQERGTWLGEKERVIRYQKQLQYSYIQMYRRNRRLEQRLQHLRLQGEDPLPEPCDPPGPDPPFEEITATEI; encoded by the exons ATGGCAGAGGAGTGTCCCAGGGAAATGGAG TTTGGGACTTTTGCGGAGCTAGGGGGTGGCAATAGCTGCAACATCTCATG ggcgcgggagggcggcagcggggccgcg GGGCCGGCGGAGCTGTGTTTGCAGTGCGGGGGCCAGAGTGGACCGGACGGATGGGCAGCAGCTGGCgag GCTGCCTGCGTGCCCCTGCTTGCCGGGGgcccccctgccatggccaTCGTGCAGACGCTGCCTGTGCCTCTcgaggctgctgctgagggggcTGCGCAGCTCCACACCACTGCCCACTcgcccaccaccaccatgggCAGCGTCggcagcctcctgcccagccggccccgCCACGACCatgccagccagccctgtgACGAGGAGCCACCCAGCACCTCCTTCCGCAAGCAGGAGGGGCTGCTCCGGGTCACCCCCCGGGACCCCCTGTCACCTGAGGAGCCCCGCGTGGCCATGCCTGGGGTCGCCCATGCCTACGCCAATGGGGGCTTCTGCAGTGACTGGCTAGATgccccctctcccaccagccCTTGCAGTGACTCGGATGAGCCCCGCGATGACCAGGCCCTGAGTGATCACCTCCGGGGGCCACCCCCCAAGCTCGTCCCTGTCTCTGGCAAGCTGGAGGAG AACGTGGAGAAGACCCTGATCCGCCCCATGGCCTTCAAGCCGGTAGTACCCAAGCTCCGGAGTGCCCAGTCAGGCACGCGTCCCGGGCTCTCGGAGAGCCAGGTGAGCCTCACCCACTTGCTGGCTGCCGAGAAGCCCAGCTCTCTGAGCTGCCATGCCAGCACCCTCTCGGACTCGGGGCGCAACTcgctctccagcctgcccacctacagcacaggctgcagccagcaccccgAGGTGGGCGCCCTGCCGGCCACCCCCCACGGTCCCCCTGAccccccggggggctgccgcCCCTCCAACTCGGACAGCGGGCGCTCGTCCTCCAGCAAGAGCACGGGCTCGCTGAGTGGCCAGGGCCGGCCCTCCTCAGAGAGCGGCTCCTGCGGCCGCTCCCCCCTGCCCGGCGAGGAGGCCATGCTGGTGCGGGAGCTGGAGGACAAGCTGCGGGAGAGGGAAGCCGAGTTGCAGCTCCTGCGTGACAGCCTGGATGAGAATGAGGTGGCCATCTGCCAG gtGTATGAGGAGAAGCAGCGGCGCTGcgagcaggagctggaggggctgcGGCAGCGCTGTGCAGCCCAGGCACGgcaggcagcccaggcagcGCAGCGGGGGCAGCAGGtcctgcagctccaggtgctgcagctgcagcaggagaagaagcagctgcaggaggactttgcccagctgctgcaggagcgggagctgctggagcgTCGCTGCGCCTCTTTCCAGCGTGAGCGCACTGAGCTGGCACCCCGGCTGGAGGAGACCAAGTGGGAG GTGTGCCAGAAGTCAGGGGAGATCTcactgctgaagcagcagctgaaggaggcGCAGGCAGAGTTGGCGCAGCGGGGGGCcgagctgctggggctgcgggCTCAGCTGCGGGAGGCGCGGGCGCAGCTGCAGGTGGGTGAGCGGCGGgcgcaggggctgcaggaggccgCCCGCCTGAAAGCGCTGGAGCTGGAGGTCTGCGCCAACGAACTGCAGCGGCGCAAGAGCGAGGCCGACCTCTTCCGTGCCAAAGCTGGCCGGCTTGAGCAGGAGGTGGCGGGGCTGCGTGAAGCTGCCCGCGGGCGATGCCCCCCACCCAGCGAGGGGTACCCCCCACCCAGTGAGGGATGTCCCCAGCCTGGCGAGGAGCCCCGGGGTACTGTGGGGCTGCGGCGGCAGCTGGAACGGCTGCGTGCAGAGGTGGCCCTGGAGCGGCAGcgtgggcaggagcagcaggatgcCTTTGAGCAGGAACGTGGCACGTGGCTGGGTGAGAAGGAGCGGGTCATCCGCTACCAGAAGCAGCTGCAATACAGCTACATCCAGATGTACCGCCGCAACCGACGGCTCGAGCAGCGGCTCCAGCATCTCCGGCTCCAGGGCGAGGACCCCCTGCCCGAGCCCTGCGACCCCCCTGGCCCTGACCCACCCTTCGAGGAGATCACAGCCACCGAGATCTGA
- the TWNK gene encoding twinkle protein, mitochondrial isoform X2, whose protein sequence is MAAVPLRPCRTAVRLLPVLSGGTRSKGASLSPGVPGRLTQRRYKKDVLPSPEGPVPSVSITEIRQYLRAQGIPFHDGYSCLHTPSLFTSGQEAQPPPSSSSYTLFIDKTTGSFLCTATLAEGTWQDFQANVELRHRGIPPASSEEPEEDTQQARKDAHSIWDRAVPLWELLDEEETNKTKAMFGISLVTDTTLKRFGVRYLRTAKSLVFPWFSPRDATLKGLKLMKMEKKGDVISYVEETLPRFDSYRNLFGLPLIGRRDTELVLTGWELDALALHQATGVASLALPRGATCLPPALLPYLEQFKRITLWLGEDLRSWEAAKLFARKLSLKRCSLVRPGDLQPRPLEALNQGLNLTRILRAALPASHKSIISFRKLREEVFGELVNTEQVAGIKWARFPELNKLLKGHRRGELTIFTGPTGSGKTTFISEYALDLCMQGVCTLWGSFEINNVRLAKIMLTQFAAQRLEDQLELYDEWADRFEDLPLYFMTFHGQQNIKTVIDTMQHAVYMYDITHVVVDNLQFMMGHEHLSVDRLAAQDYIVGAFRKFATENTCHITLVIHPRKEDDEKELQTASIFGSAKDRKLVTGPGKRYLQVSKNRFDGDVGVFPLEFSKASLTFSSSKSKVKVKKMKEEKAVLAKKAPEGGSGSSKKR, encoded by the exons ATGGCGGCGGTGCCGCTGCGGCCCTGCAGAACCGCTGTCCGCCTCCTGCCGGTGCTCAGCGGGGGGACGAGGAGCAAGGGAGCCTCCCTGAGCCCCGGAGTGCCGGGCCGCCTCACCCAGCGGCGCTACAAGAAGGACGTGCTGCCCTCCCCCGAGGGGCCCGTGCCCTCCGTCTCCATCACTGAGATCCGGCAGTACCTGCGGGCCCAGGGCATCCCCTTCCACGATGGGTACAGCTGCCTGCACACCCCCAGCCTCTTCACCAGTGGCCAAGAGGCCCAGCCGCCGCCCTCCAGCTCTTCTTACACGCTTTTCATTGACAAGACCACGGGCAGCTTCCTCTGCACGGCCACTCTGGCTGAGGGCACCTGGCAGGACTTCCAGGCCAACGTGGAGCTGCGGCACCGCGGCATTCCCCCTGCCAGCTCGGAGGAGCCGGAGGAGGACACACAACAGGCTCGCAAAGATGCCCACAGCATCTGGGACCGGGCGGTGCCactctgggagctgctggatgAGGAGGAGACCAACAAGACCAAGGCCATGTTCGGTATCTCCCTGGTGACAGACACCACCCTGAAACGCTTTGGGGTGCGTTATCTGAGGACTGCCAAGTCACTCGTCTTTCCCTGGTTCAGCCCCCGCGATGCGACGCTGAAGGGCTTGAAGCTCATGAAAATGGAGAAGAAGGGAGATGTGATATCTTACGTGGAAGAAACATTACCCCGCTTCGATTCCTATCGCAATCTCTTTGGGCTGCCCCTCATCGGCCGCCGAGACACAGAGCTGGTCTTAACTGGGTGGGAGCTGGACGCCCTGGCCCTGCACCAAGCTACGGGGGTagccagcctggccctgccacGGGGGgccacctgcctgccccctgcccttcTGCCCTACCTGGAGCAGTTCAAGCGCATCACGCTGTGGCTGGGGGAGGACCTGCGCTCCTGGGAGGCCGCCAAGCTTTTTGCCCGCAAACTGAGCCTGAAGCGCTGCTCCCTGGTGCGCCCTGGTGACCTGCAGCCCCGGCCTTTGGAGGCTCTAAACCAGGGCCTGAACCTCACTAGGATCCTGCGTGccgccctgcctgccagccacaAATCCATCATTTCCTTCCGGAAGCTGCGCGAGGAGGTGTTTGGGGAGCTGGTCAACACCGAGCAGGTGGCTGGCATCAAGTGGGCACGCTTCCCCGAGCTCAACAAGCTTCTCAAAGGGCATCGCAGAGGGGAGCTCACCATCTTCACAG GCCCAACAGGCAGTGGGAAGACGACCTTTATCAGTGAGTACGCACTGGACTTGTGCATGCAGGGGGTGTGCACACTGTGGGGCAGCTTCGAGATTAACAACGTTCGCCTGGCCAAGATCATGCTGACGCAATTTGCCGCCCAGCGCCTGGAGGACCAGCTGGAGCTGTATGACGAGTGGGCTGATCGCTTTGAGGACCTCCCGCTCTACTTCATGACCTTCCATGGCCAGCAGAACATCAA gacAGTGATTGACACCATGCAGCATGCCGTCTACATGTACGACATCACCCACGTGGTTGTTGACAACCTTCAGTTCATGATGGGACACGAGCACCTCTCTGTGGACAG GCTCGCTGCCCAGGACTACATCGTTGGTGCCTTCCGCAAGTTCGCCACGGAGAACACTTGCCACATCACACTGGTCATCCATCCCCGCAAGGAGGATGACGAGAAGGAGCTGCAGACAGCCTCCATCTTTGGTTCTGCCAag GACCGTAAGCTGGTGACAGGGCCAGGGAAGCGCTACCTGCAGGTATCCAAGAACCGCTTTGATGGAGACGTGGGCGTCTTCCCCCTGGAGTTCAGCAAGGCCTCGCTCACCTTCTCATCTAGCAAAAGTAAGGTCAAGGTGAAGAAGATGAAGGAGGAGAAGGCGGTCTTAGCCAAGAAAGCACCGGAGGGAGGCTCGGGAAGCTCCAAGAAGCGATGA
- the TWNK gene encoding twinkle protein, mitochondrial isoform X1 produces the protein MAAVPLRPCRTAVRLLPVLSGGTRSKGASLSPGVPGRLTQRRYKKDVLPSPEGPVPSVSITEIRQYLRAQGIPFHDGYSCLHTPSLFTSGQEAQPPPSSSSYTLFIDKTTGSFLCTATLAEGTWQDFQANVELRHRGIPPASSEEPEEDTQQARKDAHSIWDRAVPLWELLDEEETNKTKAMFGISLVTDTTLKRFGVRYLRTAKSLVFPWFSPRDATLKGLKLMKMEKKGDVISYVEETLPRFDSYRNLFGLPLIGRRDTELVLTGWELDALALHQATGVASLALPRGATCLPPALLPYLEQFKRITLWLGEDLRSWEAAKLFARKLSLKRCSLVRPGDLQPRPLEALNQGLNLTRILRAALPASHKSIISFRKLREEVFGELVNTEQVAGIKWARFPELNKLLKGHRRGELTIFTGPTGSGKTTFISEYALDLCMQGVCTLWGSFEINNVRLAKIMLTQFAAQRLEDQLELYDEWADRFEDLPLYFMTFHGQQNIKTVIDTMQHAVYMYDITHVVVDNLQFMMGHEHLSVDRLAAQDYIVGAFRKFATENTCHITLVIHPRKEDDEKELQTASIFGSAKASQEADNVLILQDRKLVTGPGKRYLQVSKNRFDGDVGVFPLEFSKASLTFSSSKSKVKVKKMKEEKAVLAKKAPEGGSGSSKKR, from the exons ATGGCGGCGGTGCCGCTGCGGCCCTGCAGAACCGCTGTCCGCCTCCTGCCGGTGCTCAGCGGGGGGACGAGGAGCAAGGGAGCCTCCCTGAGCCCCGGAGTGCCGGGCCGCCTCACCCAGCGGCGCTACAAGAAGGACGTGCTGCCCTCCCCCGAGGGGCCCGTGCCCTCCGTCTCCATCACTGAGATCCGGCAGTACCTGCGGGCCCAGGGCATCCCCTTCCACGATGGGTACAGCTGCCTGCACACCCCCAGCCTCTTCACCAGTGGCCAAGAGGCCCAGCCGCCGCCCTCCAGCTCTTCTTACACGCTTTTCATTGACAAGACCACGGGCAGCTTCCTCTGCACGGCCACTCTGGCTGAGGGCACCTGGCAGGACTTCCAGGCCAACGTGGAGCTGCGGCACCGCGGCATTCCCCCTGCCAGCTCGGAGGAGCCGGAGGAGGACACACAACAGGCTCGCAAAGATGCCCACAGCATCTGGGACCGGGCGGTGCCactctgggagctgctggatgAGGAGGAGACCAACAAGACCAAGGCCATGTTCGGTATCTCCCTGGTGACAGACACCACCCTGAAACGCTTTGGGGTGCGTTATCTGAGGACTGCCAAGTCACTCGTCTTTCCCTGGTTCAGCCCCCGCGATGCGACGCTGAAGGGCTTGAAGCTCATGAAAATGGAGAAGAAGGGAGATGTGATATCTTACGTGGAAGAAACATTACCCCGCTTCGATTCCTATCGCAATCTCTTTGGGCTGCCCCTCATCGGCCGCCGAGACACAGAGCTGGTCTTAACTGGGTGGGAGCTGGACGCCCTGGCCCTGCACCAAGCTACGGGGGTagccagcctggccctgccacGGGGGgccacctgcctgccccctgcccttcTGCCCTACCTGGAGCAGTTCAAGCGCATCACGCTGTGGCTGGGGGAGGACCTGCGCTCCTGGGAGGCCGCCAAGCTTTTTGCCCGCAAACTGAGCCTGAAGCGCTGCTCCCTGGTGCGCCCTGGTGACCTGCAGCCCCGGCCTTTGGAGGCTCTAAACCAGGGCCTGAACCTCACTAGGATCCTGCGTGccgccctgcctgccagccacaAATCCATCATTTCCTTCCGGAAGCTGCGCGAGGAGGTGTTTGGGGAGCTGGTCAACACCGAGCAGGTGGCTGGCATCAAGTGGGCACGCTTCCCCGAGCTCAACAAGCTTCTCAAAGGGCATCGCAGAGGGGAGCTCACCATCTTCACAG GCCCAACAGGCAGTGGGAAGACGACCTTTATCAGTGAGTACGCACTGGACTTGTGCATGCAGGGGGTGTGCACACTGTGGGGCAGCTTCGAGATTAACAACGTTCGCCTGGCCAAGATCATGCTGACGCAATTTGCCGCCCAGCGCCTGGAGGACCAGCTGGAGCTGTATGACGAGTGGGCTGATCGCTTTGAGGACCTCCCGCTCTACTTCATGACCTTCCATGGCCAGCAGAACATCAA gacAGTGATTGACACCATGCAGCATGCCGTCTACATGTACGACATCACCCACGTGGTTGTTGACAACCTTCAGTTCATGATGGGACACGAGCACCTCTCTGTGGACAG GCTCGCTGCCCAGGACTACATCGTTGGTGCCTTCCGCAAGTTCGCCACGGAGAACACTTGCCACATCACACTGGTCATCCATCCCCGCAAGGAGGATGACGAGAAGGAGCTGCAGACAGCCTCCATCTTTGGTTCTGCCAag gccagCCAGGAGGCTGACAACGTGCTCATCCTGCAGGACCGTAAGCTGGTGACAGGGCCAGGGAAGCGCTACCTGCAGGTATCCAAGAACCGCTTTGATGGAGACGTGGGCGTCTTCCCCCTGGAGTTCAGCAAGGCCTCGCTCACCTTCTCATCTAGCAAAAGTAAGGTCAAGGTGAAGAAGATGAAGGAGGAGAAGGCGGTCTTAGCCAAGAAAGCACCGGAGGGAGGCTCGGGAAGCTCCAAGAAGCGATGA
- the SEMA4G gene encoding LOW QUALITY PROTEIN: semaphorin-4G (The sequence of the model RefSeq protein was modified relative to this genomic sequence to represent the inferred CDS: inserted 2 bases in 1 codon) has protein sequence MRCWGQQERLTRCCVFQEVLVASPILGSWGARPKXLCQPGSSRLGGCPCQGSRKMSGGTAHLLTVLFMVTVAVMGYPSRRSATDLDATPRTTVTFDELLGVRHFSAHTLNYSTLLLEDDRGILYVGARGAIFALNSSDVADGSHRTIHWEASPEKQMDCLQKGKNNKTECFNHVRFLQRLNSTHLYACGTYAFHPLCAAIDVNSFMLPSHFEEGKEKCPYDPARGYTGLIVDGGLYTATRYEFRSLPDIRRNLHQRPLKTEESPLHWLNDAEFVASVLVQESKDSPVGDDDKIYYFFMERAGEETTSFFDKSQVARVARVARVCKSDVGGKKILQRKWTSFMKARLVCYIPYYEVLRSVCSLDGGGWASTVFYAAFTLSAQWRTMEASAVCRYSISAVQHAFEGPYMEYQDSARKWSRYDGAVPEPRPGSCITDHSRRKGYNSSQDLPNSVLDFVKLHPLMFEEVKPAGGEPLLVKKSVAYSQLAVDRVRALDGRSYDVLFMGTGDGWIHKAVVLGSGIHIVEEMQVFREAQPVESLVISRTQRSLYVGAASGILQVPLASCTRYTSCYDCILARDPYCAWDGRACRATATADSTGLVQDIQNGNDGCRSSSGRGSLLWKNRTVLQGDDVLLPCDQRSNLARAIWLLNGSEALGSGQDRLRVGVDGLLVTDTLPQHSGEYRCYGEERGLRMLLATYSLTVLPELPRGPTATPQPHTASQVSGDMKVAYISAIVTLVVLCAVLSTVLLYVSCLEKRKGKYVLGEPRPASVELQTISANCLRKGRREEEEEEKEGLTYPDGCLRIIPGEAPTAATSPVKELPAAVPPLPPPLPAELTNGVGALPNVLRKMNGNSYMLLQQQEEPLASPLYSASFTEELSKILEKRKHTQLVEKLDESSV, from the exons ATGAgatgctggggacagcaggagcGTCTGACTCGGTGCTGTGTGTTTCAGGAGGTTTTGGTGGCCAGTCCCatcctggggagctggggagcccGTCCCaa cctgtgccagcctggcagTAGCAGGCTGGGTGGCTGCCCTTGCCAGGGGAGCAGGAAGATGAGCGGAGGCACGGCCCATCTCCTGACAGTTCTCTTCATGGTGACTGTGGCAGTGATGGGCTACCCGTCACGGCGGTCTGCCACCGACCTGGATGCCACCCCCAGGACAACAGTCACCTTTGACG AGTTGTTGGGCGTCCGGCACTTCAGCGCACACACCCTCAACTacagcaccctgctgctggaggacgACCGCGGCATCCTCTACGTGGGTGCCAGGGGAGCCATCTTCGCCCTCAATTCCAGTGATGTGGCCGACGGCTCCCACCGCACG ATCCACTGGGAAGCCTCCCCGGAGAAGCAGATGGACTGCCTGCAGAAGGGCAAAAACAACAAG ACCGAGTGCTTCAACCACGTGCGGTTTCTGCAGAGGCTGAACAGCACCCACCTCTACGCCTGCGGGACCTACGCCTTCCACCCGCTCTGCGCCGCCATC GACGTGAACAGCTTCATGTTGCCATCCCACTTCGAGGAGGGCAAGGAGAAGTGCCCGTATGACCCTGCCCGTGGCTACACCGGCCTCATCGTGG ATGGTGGCTTGTACACGGCCACACGCTACGAGTTTCGGAGTCTCCCCGACATCCGGAGGAATCTGCACCAGCGACCGCTGAAGACGGAGGAGTCCCCGCTGCACTGGCTGAATG ATGCTGAATTTGTGGCCTCTGTGCTGGTCCAGGAGAGCAAGGACAGCCCTGTGGGTGACGATGACAAAATCTACTACTTCTTCATGGAGCGGGCAGGCGAGGAGACCACGTCCTTCTTTGACAAGAGCCAGGTGGCTCGAGTGGCCCGGGTGGCCCGTGTCTGCAAG AGTGACGTGGGGGGCAAGAAGATCCTGCAGCGCAAGTGGACGTCCTTCATGAAGGCACGCCTGGTCTGCTATATCCCCTACTATGAGGTGCTGCGCAGTGTCTGCAGCCTGGACGGGGGTGGCTGGGCCAGCACCGTCTTCTATGCCGCATTCACACTCTCAGCACAGTG GAGGACCATGGAGGCCTCGGCTGTATGCCGCTACAGCATCTCAGCAGTGCAGCATGCCTTCGAGGGCCCCTACATGGAATACCAGGACTCAGCTCGCAAGTGGTCCCGCTACGATGGTGCGGTACCCgagccccggcccggctcc TGCATCACGGACCACTCCCGCAGGAAGGGCTACAACTCCTCACAGGACCTGCCCAACAGCGTCCTGGACTTTGTCAAGCTGCATCCGCTCATGTTCGAGGAGGTGAAGCCAGCTGGCGGGGAGCCGCTGCTGGTGAAGAAGAGCGTGGCGTACAGCCAGCTGGCTGTGGACAGGGTGCGAGCCCTCGATGGCCGCTCCTATGATGTGCTCTTCATGGGGACAG GAGACGGCTGGATCCACaaggctgtggtgctgggctctGGCATCCACATTGTGGAGGAGATGCAGGTGTTCAGGGAAGCGCAGCCTGTGGAGAGCCTGGTGATCTCCCGCACCCAG AGGAGCCTGTATGTGGGGGCAGCCAGTGGGATCCTGCAGGTGCCCCTGGCCTCCTGCACCAGGTACACCTCTTGCTATGACTGCATCCTCGCCCGGGACCCCTACTGTGCCTGGGATGGCAGGGCCTGCCGCGCCACCGCCACCGCAGACAG CACCGGGCTGGTGCAGGACATTCAGAACGGCAACGATGGATGCCGGAGCAGCTCGGGGCGGG GCTCCCTGCTGTGGAAGAACCGGACGGTGCTGCAGGGGGACGACGTGCTGCTGCCCTGCGACCAGCGCTCCAACCTGGCACGAGCCATCTGGCTGCTGAACGGCAGCGAGGCGCTGGGCTCAGGGCAGGACCGGCTGCGCGTCGGGGTGGACGGGCTGCTGGTGACGGACACGCTGCCCCAGCACAGCGGCGAGTACCGCTGCTACGGGGAGGAGCGGGGTCTCCggatgctgctggccacctACAGCCTAACCGTGCTGCCCGAGCTGCCTCGTGGTCCCACGGCCAcgccccagccccacaccgcCAGCCAGGTGTCCGGTGACATGAAGGTGGCTTACATCTCCGCCATTGTCACCTTGGTGGTACTGTGCGCCGTGCTCAGCACCGTCCTCCTCTATGTGTCCTGCCTGGAGAAGCGCAAGGGCAAGTATGTCCTGGGGGAGCCGCGGCCAGCCAGCGTGGAGCTGCAGACCATCTCGGCCAACTGCCTGCGCAAGGGCCgccgggaggaggaggaggaagagaaggaagggcTCACCTACCCTGACGGCTGCCTGCGGATCATCCCTGGCgaggcacccacagctgccacctccccagTCAAGGAGCTGCCGGCCGCCGTGCCCCCactgccgccgccgctgccagCCGAGCTCACCAACGGTGTGGGGGCTCTGCCCAACGTCCTCCGCAAGATGAACGGCAACAGCtacatgctgctgcagcagcaggaggagccCCTGGCCTCGCCGCTCTACAGCGCGTCCTTCACTGAGGAGCTCAGCAAGATCCTGGAGAAGCGGAAACACACGCAGCTGGTGGAGAAGCTGGATGAGAGCTCCGTgtag
- the MRPL43 gene encoding 39S ribosomal protein L43, mitochondrial, with translation MTGRGTPSRFLTAVLHNGVGRYVRQLQRLQLLFSPTAADARGARQFVEEAALDFARQHPDVVLYISPRSGRAPLLLAEYLNGTVREELVASKTCEEIVQLATKLAGQSGLDIIRIRKPFHTDNPSIQGQWHPLTNKPSILTVQGPRLQPQ, from the exons ATGACGGGCCGCGGGACGCCCAGCCGGTTCCTGACGGCCGTCCTGCACAACGGCGTGGGTCGCTACGTGCGGCAGCTCCAGCGCCTCCAGCTCCTCTTCAGCCCGACCGCGGCCGACGCCCGCGGCGCCAG GCAGTTCGTGGAGGAGGCGGCGCTGGACTTTGCCCGGCAGCACCCCGATGTCGTCCTCTACATCAGCCCCCGCTCCGGCCGGGCCCCGCTGCTGCTGGCCGAGTACT TGAACGGGACTGTGCGGGAGGAGCTCGTCGCCAGCAAGACGTGTGAAGAGATCGTGCAGCTGGCCACCAAGCTAGCTGGGCAGTCTGGCCTGGACATCATCCGCATCCGCAAACCCTTCCACACTGACAACCCCAGTATCCAGGGCCAGTGGCACCCTCTGACCAACAAACCCTCCATCCTCACTGTCCAGGGCCCACGCCTGCAGCCCCAATAA